From Plasmodium falciparum 3D7 genome assembly, chromosome: 9, one genomic window encodes:
- a CDS encoding PH domain-containing protein, putative, whose amino-acid sequence MNYLKLFLFLFLVNILNIYGTPLFYNKNLEKWNKELLKISKKEYNSLNELNELTDRKNCGKSLKHLAGLILDKSDKEAKLIIEGSIIFNKLILKLGNIKEKEIKVNDIILPIETLSNKCINIRVAKSNDSTILCLANKVLRNFWANSITDAVLCNMTNVQGKLPEYDYTKNDNDNDKDNDEDNDEDNDEDNEMDMKEKEANSQNTKVKKINEKKKKIINEEFDDEQEKEQKGLKLRIAKSKYGQPNIKINEKSLEDIKKDQLLKNSSRNEQEAINLQKENSEEDSEKYSDME is encoded by the exons atgaaCTATCTAaaattgtttctttttttatttttggtgAATATACTCAACATTTATGGGACTCCCTTATTCTATAACAAAAATCTTGAGAAATGGAATAAGGAACTTTTGAAAATTTCCAAAAAAGAATACAACAGTCTGAATGAATTAAATGAACTTACAGACAGAAAAAATTGTGGAAAATCACTAAAACATTTGGCAGGACTCATTTTAGATAAGTCAGATAAAGAAGCTAAATTAATCATAGAAGgatctattatttttaataaattaattttaaaacttgggaatataaaagaaaaagaaataaaagttaatgatattatattaccTATAGAAACATTGtcaaataaatgtattaacATACGAGTAGCCAAATCAAACGATTCTACAATTTTGTGTTTAGCAAATAAGGTTCTGAGGAATTTCTGGGCCAATTCAATAACGGATGCTGTTTTATGTAACATGACGAATGTTCAAGGGAAATTACCAGAATAtgattatacaaaaaatgataatgataatgataaagataatgatgaagataatgatgaagataatgatgaagataatgaaatggatatgaaagaaaaagagGCGAATTCACAAAAtacaaaagtaaaaaaaataaatgagaaaaaaaaaaaaattattaacgAAGAATTTGACGATGAACaagaaaaagaacaaaaaggATTAAAACTACGAATAGCAAAAAGTAAATATGGTCAAcctaatataaaaattaatgagAAAAGTCttgaagatataaaaaaagatcaGTTACTGAAAAATTCATCCag gAATGAACAAGAAGCAATAAATttacaaaaagaaaacagCGAAGAAGATAGTGAAAAATATTCCGATATGGAATGA